One window of Kosakonia cowanii JCM 10956 = DSM 18146 genomic DNA carries:
- the dld gene encoding D-lactate dehydrogenase, translated as MLRHKEWIVTQSNNTFINELKRLVGASHLLTDPAKTARYRKGFRSGQGDALAVVFPGTLVELWRVLNACVIADKIILMQAANTGLTEGSTPNGNDYDRDIVIISTLRLDKLHLLDNGEQVLAYPGTTLYSLEKALKPLGREPHSVIGSSCIGASVIGGICNNSGGSLVQRGPAYTEMSLFARIDDQGRLQLVNHLGIKLGETPEQILGKLDDDRIQPGDVLHDQRHGHDHDYINRVRDVEAETPARYNADPDRLFESSGCAGKLAVFAVRLDTFPAEARQQVFYIGTNQTAVLTEIRRHILANFDHLPVAGEYMHRDIYDIAERYGKDTFLMIDKLGTDKMPLFFNIKGRTDALLDKATVFKPHFIDRSLQKISGLFPSHLPSRMKEWRDKYEHHLLLKMSGGGIDEAQNWLKAFFADAEGEFFVCTPEEGSKAFLHRFAAAGAAIRYQAVHADEVEDILALDIALRRNDTEWFEHLPPEIDSQLVHKLYYGHFMCHVFHQDYIVKKGVDVHALKEQMLALLAQRGAQYPAEHNVGHLYEAPDALKRFYRENDPTNSMNPGIGKTSKRKFWQETAKAEHPADPAIK; from the coding sequence ATGCTTCGCCACAAGGAGTGGATCGTGACCCAGTCAAATAACACTTTCATTAACGAACTCAAACGATTAGTAGGTGCTTCTCACCTGCTTACCGATCCGGCCAAAACCGCCCGCTACCGTAAAGGTTTCCGCTCCGGCCAGGGCGATGCGCTGGCGGTGGTCTTTCCCGGCACGCTGGTTGAATTATGGCGCGTTCTCAACGCTTGCGTGATTGCCGACAAAATTATTCTGATGCAGGCGGCAAATACCGGCCTGACAGAAGGCTCGACGCCGAACGGCAATGATTACGACCGCGATATCGTAATTATCAGCACCCTGCGCCTCGACAAACTGCACCTGCTGGATAACGGCGAGCAGGTGCTGGCCTACCCTGGCACCACGCTCTACTCGCTGGAAAAAGCGCTGAAACCGCTGGGACGCGAGCCGCACTCGGTGATTGGCTCCTCCTGTATTGGCGCGTCGGTGATTGGCGGCATCTGCAATAACTCCGGCGGATCGCTGGTGCAGCGCGGCCCGGCCTACACCGAGATGTCGCTGTTTGCACGCATTGACGATCAGGGCCGCTTGCAACTGGTTAATCACCTCGGCATCAAGCTTGGCGAAACGCCGGAGCAGATCCTCGGCAAGCTGGATGACGATCGTATACAACCTGGCGATGTGCTTCACGACCAGCGCCACGGCCACGATCATGATTACATCAACCGCGTGCGCGATGTTGAAGCCGAAACCCCGGCGCGCTATAACGCCGACCCCGATCGCCTGTTCGAATCCTCCGGCTGCGCGGGCAAGCTGGCGGTATTTGCCGTGCGTCTCGACACATTCCCGGCAGAAGCGCGCCAGCAGGTGTTCTATATCGGCACCAACCAGACTGCGGTGTTAACGGAGATCCGCCGCCATATTCTGGCCAATTTCGACCATCTGCCGGTGGCCGGGGAGTATATGCACCGCGATATTTACGATATCGCCGAGCGCTACGGCAAAGACACCTTCCTGATGATCGACAAACTTGGCACCGATAAGATGCCGCTCTTTTTCAACATTAAAGGGCGCACCGATGCGCTGCTCGATAAAGCGACGGTGTTTAAACCGCACTTTATCGATCGTTCATTGCAAAAAATCAGTGGTCTCTTCCCTTCGCACCTCCCCTCGCGCATGAAGGAGTGGCGCGATAAGTATGAGCACCATCTGCTGCTGAAGATGTCCGGCGGCGGCATTGATGAGGCGCAGAACTGGCTGAAGGCCTTTTTCGCTGACGCCGAAGGGGAGTTCTTTGTCTGTACGCCAGAGGAAGGGAGCAAAGCGTTTCTGCACCGTTTTGCCGCCGCCGGAGCCGCTATCCGCTATCAGGCGGTGCATGCCGACGAGGTGGAGGATATTCTGGCGCTCGACATCGCTCTGCGCCGCAACGACACCGAGTGGTTTGAGCACCTGCCGCCAGAGATTGACAGCCAGCTGGTGCACAAGCTCTATTACGGTCACTTTATGTGCCACGTTTTCCATCAGGATTACATCGTTAAAAAAGGCGTCGATGTACACGCCCTGAAGGAGCAGATGCTGGCACTGCTGGCGCAGCGCGGCGCGCAATATCCCGCCGAGCATAACGTCGGCCATCTCTATGAGGCGCCGGATGCGCTGAAACGTTTTTATCGGGAAAATGATCCGACTAACAGCATGAACCCCGGTATTGGTAAGACGAGTAAGCGCAAATTCTGGCAGGAGACCGCTAAGGCAGAGCATCCCGCCGATCCGGCGATAAAGTAG
- a CDS encoding GNAT family N-acetyltransferase, producing MSAVDILSGPAVEVRDARPDDVHAIASLYAWHVLNGRASFEEVPPTIDEMRSRMSKLAADGLPWLVALFHGVIVGYCYAGFYRPRPAYRYTLEESIYVDASMTGRGIGSTLLGALIARCEEGPWRQLVAVIGDGHNNAGSLRVHKKHGFEVAGQLRSVGYKQGDWRDTLIMQRPLNDGDWTLPE from the coding sequence ATGTCAGCTGTTGATATTCTCTCTGGTCCTGCGGTCGAGGTGCGTGACGCCCGCCCAGATGATGTACACGCCATTGCCTCCCTCTACGCCTGGCACGTGCTGAATGGCCGCGCCTCGTTTGAAGAAGTGCCCCCCACTATCGATGAGATGCGCAGCCGCATGAGCAAGCTCGCCGCCGACGGTTTGCCGTGGCTGGTGGCGCTCTTTCACGGCGTGATCGTCGGCTACTGCTACGCCGGTTTTTATCGCCCGCGTCCGGCCTACCGCTACACCCTTGAAGAGTCGATTTATGTCGATGCCAGTATGACCGGGCGCGGCATCGGCTCGACGCTGCTTGGCGCGCTGATCGCCCGCTGTGAAGAGGGGCCGTGGCGGCAACTGGTCGCGGTGATTGGCGACGGGCATAACAATGCCGGTTCGCTAAGAGTGCATAAAAAACATGGATTTGAAGTGGCCGGACAGCTGCGCAGCGTCGGCTATAAGCAGGGAGACTGGCGGGATACGTTGATTATGCAGCGTCCACTCAACGACGGTGACTGGACGCTGCCGGAGTAA
- the pbpG gene encoding D-alanyl-D-alanine endopeptidase — MQKFRVSLLSLALALSAPFAPMAQAKTAVTVAAAQPEIASGSAMIVDLQTNKVIYSSHPDLVRPIASITKLMTAMVVLDARLPLDEKLKVDISQTPEMKGIYSRVRLNSEISRKDMLLLALMSSENRAAASLAHHYPGGYKAFIAAMNAKARALGMTHTRYVEPTGLSIQNVSTARDLSKLLIATKQYPLIGQLSTTREEMATFANPAYTLPFRNTNHLVYRDNWNIQLTKTGFTNAAGHCLVMRTLIGNKPVALVVMDAFGKYTHFADASRLRTWIETGKVQPVPAAALSYKRQKAAQMAQTPPGSAGELTAQND, encoded by the coding sequence ATGCAGAAATTTCGAGTCTCTCTTTTAAGCCTGGCCCTTGCACTGAGTGCGCCCTTCGCGCCGATGGCGCAGGCAAAAACAGCCGTCACGGTTGCCGCAGCCCAGCCGGAAATCGCCTCCGGCAGCGCGATGATTGTCGATCTGCAAACCAATAAGGTGATCTACTCAAGCCACCCCGATCTGGTGCGCCCGATTGCGTCTATTACCAAGTTGATGACCGCGATGGTGGTGCTGGATGCGCGCCTGCCGCTGGATGAAAAATTAAAAGTCGATATCAGCCAGACGCCAGAGATGAAAGGGATCTACTCCCGCGTGCGGCTGAACAGTGAGATCAGCCGCAAAGATATGCTGCTGCTGGCGCTGATGTCGTCGGAGAACCGCGCGGCCGCAAGCCTCGCGCACCACTATCCCGGCGGCTATAAAGCCTTTATCGCCGCGATGAACGCCAAAGCCCGCGCGCTGGGCATGACCCATACGCGCTACGTCGAGCCGACCGGCTTGTCGATCCAGAACGTCTCCACCGCCCGCGATTTAAGCAAGTTGCTGATCGCCACCAAACAGTACCCGCTGATTGGCCAGCTGAGCACTACGCGTGAAGAGATGGCGACCTTTGCTAATCCGGCCTATACGCTGCCGTTTCGCAACACCAACCATCTGGTCTACCGCGATAACTGGAATATTCAGCTGACGAAAACCGGCTTTACCAACGCTGCGGGCCACTGCCTGGTAATGCGCACGCTGATTGGCAACAAACCGGTGGCGCTGGTGGTGATGGATGCCTTTGGCAAATATACCCACTTTGCCGATGCCAGCCGCCTGCGTACCTGGATTGAGACCGGCAAAGTGCAGCCGGTGCCCGCTGCCGCGTTAAGCTATAAGCGGCAGAAAGCGGCGCAGATGGCACAAACGCCGCCAGGCTCGGCGGGCGAATTGACCGCGCAGAACGATTAA
- a CDS encoding Yip1 family protein, with the protein MNHVWGLLSHPDREMQVIKRENETVSHHYTHHVLIMAAIPVICAFIGTTQFGWSFGENVVVPLSLSTGFYLAILFYGLMLAGVAVMGRVIWWMARNYPQRPSLARCMVFAGYIATPLFLSGIVALYPLVWLCALVGTVALFYTGYLLYVGIPTFLNINKEEGLNFSSSTLAIGVLLLEILLALTVILWGYGYRLF; encoded by the coding sequence ATGAACCATGTCTGGGGACTCCTGTCCCATCCCGATCGTGAAATGCAGGTGATCAAACGCGAAAACGAGACCGTTTCGCACCACTACACCCACCATGTGCTCATCATGGCGGCCATTCCCGTAATCTGTGCATTTATCGGTACCACGCAGTTTGGCTGGAGCTTCGGCGAGAACGTCGTCGTGCCTCTGTCGTTATCTACCGGTTTTTACCTGGCAATTCTCTTTTATGGCCTGATGCTGGCGGGCGTCGCGGTGATGGGGCGTGTCATCTGGTGGATGGCGCGTAACTATCCGCAGCGTCCGTCGCTGGCGCGCTGCATGGTGTTTGCCGGTTATATCGCAACTCCGCTGTTTCTCAGCGGCATTGTTGCGCTCTATCCGTTAGTGTGGCTCTGCGCGCTGGTCGGCACCGTCGCGCTCTTTTACACCGGTTATCTGCTCTATGTCGGCATCCCGACCTTCCTTAATATCAACAAGGAAGAGGGGCTCAACTTCTCCAGCTCAACGCTTGCCATCGGCGTGCTGCTGCTGGAGATCCTGCTGGCGCTGACGGTGATCCTCTGGGGTTACGGCTACCGCCTGTTTTAA
- a CDS encoding DedA family protein, with amino-acid sequence MDINQLISQYGYAALLVGSLAEGETITLLGGVAVHQGLLRFPLVVLAVALGGIIGDQLLYFVGRRYGVKILRRFTRYRGKIHQAQALIRRHPYLFVIGTRFMYGFRIIGPILIGTSHLKPKIFLPLNILGAFIWALIFTTLGYVGGEVITPWLESFDQHAKRWIWVVIAIALVFCLRWWFRHRRKSVKRIRAITKLFAV; translated from the coding sequence CTGGATATCAATCAGCTTATTAGCCAGTATGGCTACGCCGCGCTGCTGGTCGGCAGCCTCGCCGAGGGCGAAACCATCACCCTGCTTGGCGGTGTGGCGGTGCATCAGGGGCTGCTGCGCTTTCCGCTGGTGGTGCTCGCGGTTGCCCTGGGGGGCATTATTGGCGATCAGTTGCTCTACTTTGTTGGCCGCCGCTATGGCGTTAAAATTTTGCGCCGCTTCACCCGCTACCGCGGCAAGATCCATCAGGCGCAGGCGCTTATTCGCCGTCACCCCTATCTGTTTGTGATTGGTACACGCTTTATGTATGGCTTTCGTATTATCGGGCCGATATTGATTGGTACCAGCCATTTAAAACCGAAAATCTTTCTGCCACTGAATATCTTAGGTGCCTTTATCTGGGCGCTGATCTTCACCACGCTGGGCTATGTTGGCGGAGAGGTGATTACGCCGTGGCTGGAGTCCTTCGATCAGCATGCGAAGCGCTGGATCTGGGTGGTTATCGCCATTGCGCTGGTCTTCTGCCTGCGGTGGTGGTTTCGCCACCGCAGGAAAAGCGTGAAGAGAATCCGGGCGATAACTAAGCTTTTTGCGGTTTGA